A single Macrobrachium nipponense isolate FS-2020 chromosome 5, ASM1510439v2, whole genome shotgun sequence DNA region contains:
- the LOC135215539 gene encoding transient receptor potential channel pyrexia-like, with protein MVMTQLHYENEGYVEDTETGGDSEILRVENRDSHSFQGSSKLARQGTASRLVTAIQKGNTEDVQNILDQAPECISSSDGGLSPLHLSCHAKQLDILVLLIERGAKMTLPDNQGNSVLHTAVREKWYDGMRELLRRGASPDEMSHPPENNGDDKETPLHTAVKMFDYTSIKLLMEYRPNMSIRDGSNNTVFHIAASKNNLKILQELVEDEDFEKYIELAESDGYTIFHAALSGGAGAHNEPSVLKLIRFIYRYHNNLDQPNVFGETPLIKACRLGLSKIVNFFLNNGANPRQVTHTGESVIHAACSSGCAKTLNHLLSTKLVGDLITSPDRNGSPPFHYAVDSSSLECCKTLLENGEHLTAVYKNGKSNCALAIERLPFAMEFLKALFDSGIMLSDKSVHHQNFKVTFDYSVLMCSGKFQCSVISELVGTPLEPLIKHPLLDSFLNIRWYHIRKLYYTNVLWFFIYLLFHTCFIMITFGPEPKDWEADHTSLVLYKTFHAIFIILIAVPGCLLLFANFKKYLLQLETYTRVTFLLISATIVFLVSGKIEDYVERGDENETAPSTEGKCDEDETTLSTARMLASMSVVLGWAELMMLLGRFPTLGSYVLMFSKVGKSIIKFLLAFVSILIGFSLGFHIIYQKLNVFGDYKISFVKTLTMMTGGLLYKEFVDTKGSPVGVYCLIFLSMFLFMVTIIMSNLLIGLAVNDIPELKRQGKIRRLVKQASYLIAFEKLLSITGNIRVFPKKLYSFLQSQYCAESSLSVFPNNEFRKHRYFQTVPAAVIKEAIALGTCGSKEDFPMDDDADIVDQLKSFRIRYFSDYKNQKSEFSDISKICLSIQKQLDTMRNATDSQISRLSAQLDKQSQNYQNVLNHITQKSILNPSDI; from the exons ATGGTGATGActcagctgcactatgaaaacGAAGGTTATGTGGAAGACACGGAGACGGGAGGGGATTCAGAAATCCTTAGGGTGGAAAATAGAGACTCGCATTCCTTCCAGGGTTCCTCTAAACTCGCCAGACAAGGGACTGCTTCTCGACTGGTCACT GCAATTCAGAAAGGAAACACTGAAGATGTCCAAAACATTCTGGATCAGGCTCCAGAGTGTATCAGTAGCTCTGATGGTGGACTGAGTCCATTGCATTTGTCATGTCATGCCAAGCAGCTGGACATACTCGTGCTGTTAATTGAGCGAGGTGCCAAG ATGACACTTCCTGACAACCAAGGCAATTCTGTACTTCACACTGCAGTGAGGGAGAAATGGTATGATGGCATGAGAGAACTCCTTCGGCGTGGTGCCTCTCCTGACGAAATGAGTCACCCTCCAGAAAACAATGGAGACGACAAAGAAACGCCATTGCACACTGCTGTGAAAATGTTTGATTATACATCCATTAAACTGTTAATGGAATATAGGCCTAACATGAGTATCAGAGATGGAAGTAACAACACAGTTTTTCACATAGCTGCGTCCAagaataatctcaaaattttacaAGAGCTGGTTGAAGATGAAGATTTTGAGAAGTATATTGAACTTGCAGAAAGTGATGGATATACCATTTTCCACGCAGCTCTTTCAGGTGGTGCTGGAGCTCATAACGAGCCTtcagttctaaaactaattcGGTTTATCTACAGGTATCATAATAATTTGGACCAACCTAACGTGTTTGGAGAAACACCACTTATCAAAGCATGCAGATTGGGTCTCTCCAAAAtcgtaaatttttttctgaataatggGGCTAATCCCAGACAAGTTACTCACACTGGAGAGTCGGTGATTCATGCCGCCTGCTCATCTGGGTGTGCTAAAACTCTTAACCATTTACTTAGCACTAAACTTGTTGGAGACCTCATTACTTCTCCGGACAGGAATGGGAGTCCTCCTTTTCACTATGCTGTAGATAGTTCTTCACTTGAGTGTTGCAAAACTTTACTCGAGAACGGTGAACATCTTACTGCTGTTTACAAAAACGGCAAATCAAACTGTGCACTAGCCATAGAACGACTTCCATTTGCAATGGAATTCTTGAAAGCATTATTTGACTCTGGTATCATGCTGTCTGACAAATCTGTACATCACCAAAATTTCAAGGTCACCTTTGATTATTCAGTGCTTATGTGTTCTGGAAAATTCCAGTGCTCTGTTATCTCAGAACTGGTCGGCACTCCTTTAGAACCCCTCATAAAACACCCCCTTCTTGACAGTTTCTTAAACATCAGATGGTATCACATAAGAAAATTGTATTACACGAATGTTCTGTGGtttttcatatatcttttatttcacaCTTGCTTTATCATGATAACATTTGGTCCTGAACCTAAAGACTGGGAAGCTGATCACACCTCACTGGTTCTTTACAAAACTTTTCATGCAattttcataattctcatagcAGTGCCTGGATGCCTTCTTTTGTTTGCTAACTTCAAGAAATATTTACTTCAACTGGAGACCTACACTAGAGTTACATTTTTACTCATCTCTGCTACCATTGTATTTTTGGTGAGTGGGAAAATTGAAGACTATGTGGAGAGAGGGGATGAAAATGAGACTGCACCCTCAACTGAAGGAAAATGCGATGAAGATGAGACTACACTTTCAACAGCAAGAATGCTTGCGAGTATGTCAGTTGTTCTTGGGTGGGCAGAGCTTATGATGTTGTTGGGCCGATTTCCTACCTTAGGTTCATATGTTCTAATGTTCAGCAAAGTAGGAAAATCAATAATCAAGTTTTTGTTGGCCTTTGTCAGTATATTAATTggattttctttgggatttcaTATCATCTATCAAAAGCTAAACGTTTTTGGCGACTATAAGATCAGCTTTGTAAAAACACTAACGATGATGACAGGGGGACTACTTTATAAGGAATTTGTGGACACAAAAGGCTCCCCTGTTGGCGTCTATTGCTTAATATTCTTGAGCATGTTTTTATTCATGGTAACGATTATCATGTCAAATCTCCTCATTGGCTTAGCAGTAAATGACATTCCAGAACTGAAAAGGCAAGGGAAAATCCGGAGGCTGGTGAAACAGGCCTCCTATCTCATCGCCTTCGAGAAACTCCTTTCGATCACAGGCAACATTCGAGTTTTCCCGAAAAAGCTTTATTCATTCTTACAGTCCCAGTATTGTGCTGAATCCAGCCTTTCTGTTTTTCCCAACAATGAGTTCAGAAAGCATAGATACTTTCAGACAGTGCCTGCAGCGGTGATAAAAGAAGCCATTGCTTTAGGCACCTGCGGATCCAAAGAGGATTTTCCAATGGATGATGATGCGGATATCGTTGACCAAttgaaatcattccgcattagaTATTTTTCTGATTATAAAAATCAGAAGAGCGAATTCAGCGACATTTCAAAAATATGTCTCAGTATCCAGAAGCAGCTAGATACTATGAGGAACGCTACTGACAGTCAGATATCTAGGCTTTCCGCCCAGCTCGACAAGCAGAGTCAGAATTATCAGAATGTGCTTAATCACATAACACAAAAATCAATCTTGAATCCATCAGATATCTAG